One Xiphophorus couchianus chromosome 1, X_couchianus-1.0, whole genome shotgun sequence genomic region harbors:
- the ccdc187 gene encoding coiled-coil domain-containing protein 187 isoform X1, whose protein sequence is MAELEIDQSNLPRVQEVCQNFAVLEDGVLAHSLQEQEIEQYYTTNIQKNQLVQNDIRVARRLQQEEEQQRAQQSALLKQVSRQMEEQDFEYARVIQEELQRRAEEVHRREQDDEEIAKQLQEEEEQQVRRRSQDQEDFHEGSTSDPALPSSHHHTFSSPHRGQQQYSPVTSRWQHSTTHRGSVLTGPQTSSPRRAASQSSTTSWSNQGHVDTSRQRRPELREPVNEDSEDSDTVFTEQLSLWARRLYDRANTAPRQQQTSLRPPQERNYRSLCTRSSFAKDLTGRKEESENVEEDYYENDNVQCRIYRNVDYDSDEHEGRTQEADRRPAEACERRCRRSESVSVHNRSRHRNRDLARTWSCKENPDKHVRFQDDPREPIMQQNDSLKVWEMLGHILQDRGVPVKVGGSGAPLQIRPQSRDSQVLYGSEVSYGDSQLHQRAFQRATATRHSFHGDIRQRRRLSRGESFGRDHRADQDRRNYNREVCDRNSGEPHIFDRGTSWSEHKYVNIENNRERKANHTRVKRVTSERRHWHKITEETLSSDEEQEAERRAERPRRRALHRSQSFSSSRGSTRHRSRHIAAGAYLQPEPSEAGLDPGDLNQVLQDEELARKLQEEEDKQLRRTSLRNSYPEGDFRVAQVAQDEEIARFMQKQEIKAKRRSRELEGPGSWHEHRAMINHHDRRAARERQVYRERLDSEGLPSPTEDCSPDNQPPSPVHAIPKAQQMRNIAEELDPTFQGRVHVPESFQAGQSGQTSEALPTAQSGLQDLTLEEPTFIPPTKRQADKSGRSKPKEKREGCKQQ, encoded by the exons TTTGCCAGAACTTTGCTGTGCTTGAGGATGGAGTGTTGGCACACAGCCTGCAAGAGCAGGAGA TTGAGCAATACTACACCACCAATATCCAGAAGAACCAACTGGTGCAAAATGACATCCGGGTAGCCCGGAGGCTGCAgcaagaggaggagcagcagcggGCTCAGCAGAGCGCCCTGCTCAAACAGGTTTCCAGACAAAT GGAGGAGCAGGACTTTGAATACGCCCGGGTGATTCAAGAAGAGCTCCAGCGACGCGCTGAGGAGGTACACAGGAGGGAGCAGGACGATGAG GAAATAGCTAAACAGctgcaggaagaggaggagcagcaggtcAGGAGGAGGAGTCAAGACCAGGAGGATTTTCATGAAg GTAGCACCAGTGATCCTGCGCTGCCGTCCTCTCACCACCACACATTCAGCAGCCCTCACCGAGGACAGCAGCAGTACTCGCCTgtcaccagcaggtggcagcattCTACCACTCATCGTGGTTCAGTGTTAACTGGGCCTCAGACTAGTTCTCCCAGGAGAGCAGCATCTCAGAGCAGCACAACTTCATGGTCAAATCAAGGGCATGTAGATACCAGCAGGCAAAGAAGGCCTGAGCTCAGAGAGCCTGTGAATGAGGATTCAGAAGACTCGGACACTGTTTTTACTGAACAGCTCTCTCTTTGGGCCCGGCGACTGTATGACAGAGCAAATACTGCACCTCGTCAACAACAGACTTCTTTAAGACCCCCACAAGAGAGGAATTACAGAAGTCTGTGCACTCGAAGCAGCTTCGCAAAGGACTTAACAGGCAGAAAGGAGGAGAGCGAAAACGTTGAGGAAGACTATTACGAAAATGATAACGTGCAATGCAGGATATATAGGAATGTGGATTATGACAGCGATGAACATGAAGGCAGGACTCAGGAAGCAGATAGAAGGCCAGCCGAGGCCTGCGAAAGGCGATGTCGCCGCAGCGAATCGGTGAGCGTACACAACCGAagcagacacagaaacagagacCTGGCAAGAACCTGGAGCTGCAAGGAGAACCCCGATAAACACGTCCGCTTTCAGGATGATCCGAGAGAACCGATTATGCAGCAGAATGACAGCCTGAAGGTGTGGGAGATGCTCGGCCACATTCTGCAGGACAGAGGTGTGCCTGTGAAGGTTGGTGGCAGTGGGGCGCCGCTGCAGATAAGGCCTCAAAGCAGAGACAGCCAGGTGCTTTATGGGAGTGAGGTCTCCTATGGTGACTCCCAACTACATCAGAGAGCCTTCCAACGAGCCACTGCCACTAGGCACAGTTTCCATGGAGATATCAGGCAGAGGAGGAGATTGTCACGCGGAGAAAGCTTTGGGAGAGATCACAGAGCAGACCAAGACAGGCGTAATTATAACAGAGAGGTTTGTGACCGCAATAGTGGAGAGCCTCATATCTTTGACAGAGGCACAAGTTGGAGCGAACACAAATACGTAAACATTGAGAataacagagagagaaaagcgAATCATACCAGAGTAAAGAGGGTGACGAGCGAACGCAGGCATTGGCACAAGATCACAGAAGAAACATTGAGTTCAGATGAGGAGCAGGAGGCGGAGAGAAGAGCAGAGCGTCCAAGGCGACGAGCGCTACATCGTAGCCAaagcttcagcagcagcaggggtTCGACCAGACACAGGTCGAGGCACATAGCAGCAG GGGCTTATCTGCAACCAGAGCCAAGCGAGGCAGGCCTGGATCCGGGAGACTTGAATCAGGTCCTACAAGATGAAGAACTGGCCCGCAAGcttcaggaggaggaagataaaCAGCTAAGGAGG ACATCTTTACGCAATTCCTATCCAGAGGGGGACTTCAGGGTAGCTCAGGTTGCACAAGATGAG gAAATTGCACGTTTTATGCAGAAGCAGGAAATTAAGGCAAAGCGAAGATCTCGTGAACTGGAAGGGCCAGGATCTTGGCATGAACACAGAGCGATGATCAATCACCACGACAGGCGAGCCGCAAGAGAAAGACAG GTGTATCGAGAAAGACTCGACTCGGAGGGTCTCCCCTCCCCGACTGAAGACTGCTCACCAGACAACCAGCCACCCAGCCCTGTTCACGCCATACC AAAAGCCCAGCAGATGAGAAACATAGCAGAGGAGCTGGACCCGACCTTCCAGGGGCGAGTGCACGTCCCAGAGAGCTTCCAAGCAGGGCAAAGTG GTCAAACCAGTGAGGCGCTCCCCACAGCCCAATCCGGCTTACAGGACCTAACCCTGGAGGAGCCGACGTTCATACCACCGACAAAACGACAGGCGGATAAATCTGGACGGAGTAAACCCAAAGAGAAAAGGGAAGGATGCAAGcaacaataa
- the ccdc187 gene encoding coiled-coil domain-containing protein 187 isoform X2: MAELEIDQSNLPRVQEVCQNFAVLEDGVLAHSLQEQEIEQYYTTNIQKNQLVQNDIRVARRLQQEEEQQRAQQSALLKQVSRQMEEQDFEYARVIQEELQRRAEEVHRREQDDEEIAKQLQEEEEQQVRRRSQDQEDFHEGSTSDPALPSSHHHTFSSPHRGQQQYSPVTSRWQHSTTHRGSVLTGPQTSSPRRAASQSSTTSWSNQGHVDTSRQRRPELREPVNEDSEDSDTVFTEQLSLWARRLYDRANTAPRQQQTSLRPPQERNYRSLCTRSSFAKDLTGRKEESENVEEDYYENDNVQCRIYRNVDYDSDEHEGRTQEADRRPAEACERRCRRSESVSVHNRSRHRNRDLARTWSCKENPDKHVRFQDDPREPIMQQNDSLKVWEMLGHILQDRGVPVKVGGSGAPLQIRPQSRDSQVLYGSEVSYGDSQLHQRAFQRATATRHSFHGDIRQRRRLSRGESFGRDHRADQDRRNYNREVCDRNSGEPHIFDRGTSWSEHKYVNIENNRERKANHTRVKRVTSERRHWHKITEETLSSDEEQEAERRAERPRRRALHRSQSFSSSRGSTRHRSRHIAAEPSEAGLDPGDLNQVLQDEELARKLQEEEDKQLRRTSLRNSYPEGDFRVAQVAQDEEIARFMQKQEIKAKRRSRELEGPGSWHEHRAMINHHDRRAARERQVYRERLDSEGLPSPTEDCSPDNQPPSPVHAIPKAQQMRNIAEELDPTFQGRVHVPESFQAGQSGQTSEALPTAQSGLQDLTLEEPTFIPPTKRQADKSGRSKPKEKREGCKQQ; encoded by the exons TTTGCCAGAACTTTGCTGTGCTTGAGGATGGAGTGTTGGCACACAGCCTGCAAGAGCAGGAGA TTGAGCAATACTACACCACCAATATCCAGAAGAACCAACTGGTGCAAAATGACATCCGGGTAGCCCGGAGGCTGCAgcaagaggaggagcagcagcggGCTCAGCAGAGCGCCCTGCTCAAACAGGTTTCCAGACAAAT GGAGGAGCAGGACTTTGAATACGCCCGGGTGATTCAAGAAGAGCTCCAGCGACGCGCTGAGGAGGTACACAGGAGGGAGCAGGACGATGAG GAAATAGCTAAACAGctgcaggaagaggaggagcagcaggtcAGGAGGAGGAGTCAAGACCAGGAGGATTTTCATGAAg GTAGCACCAGTGATCCTGCGCTGCCGTCCTCTCACCACCACACATTCAGCAGCCCTCACCGAGGACAGCAGCAGTACTCGCCTgtcaccagcaggtggcagcattCTACCACTCATCGTGGTTCAGTGTTAACTGGGCCTCAGACTAGTTCTCCCAGGAGAGCAGCATCTCAGAGCAGCACAACTTCATGGTCAAATCAAGGGCATGTAGATACCAGCAGGCAAAGAAGGCCTGAGCTCAGAGAGCCTGTGAATGAGGATTCAGAAGACTCGGACACTGTTTTTACTGAACAGCTCTCTCTTTGGGCCCGGCGACTGTATGACAGAGCAAATACTGCACCTCGTCAACAACAGACTTCTTTAAGACCCCCACAAGAGAGGAATTACAGAAGTCTGTGCACTCGAAGCAGCTTCGCAAAGGACTTAACAGGCAGAAAGGAGGAGAGCGAAAACGTTGAGGAAGACTATTACGAAAATGATAACGTGCAATGCAGGATATATAGGAATGTGGATTATGACAGCGATGAACATGAAGGCAGGACTCAGGAAGCAGATAGAAGGCCAGCCGAGGCCTGCGAAAGGCGATGTCGCCGCAGCGAATCGGTGAGCGTACACAACCGAagcagacacagaaacagagacCTGGCAAGAACCTGGAGCTGCAAGGAGAACCCCGATAAACACGTCCGCTTTCAGGATGATCCGAGAGAACCGATTATGCAGCAGAATGACAGCCTGAAGGTGTGGGAGATGCTCGGCCACATTCTGCAGGACAGAGGTGTGCCTGTGAAGGTTGGTGGCAGTGGGGCGCCGCTGCAGATAAGGCCTCAAAGCAGAGACAGCCAGGTGCTTTATGGGAGTGAGGTCTCCTATGGTGACTCCCAACTACATCAGAGAGCCTTCCAACGAGCCACTGCCACTAGGCACAGTTTCCATGGAGATATCAGGCAGAGGAGGAGATTGTCACGCGGAGAAAGCTTTGGGAGAGATCACAGAGCAGACCAAGACAGGCGTAATTATAACAGAGAGGTTTGTGACCGCAATAGTGGAGAGCCTCATATCTTTGACAGAGGCACAAGTTGGAGCGAACACAAATACGTAAACATTGAGAataacagagagagaaaagcgAATCATACCAGAGTAAAGAGGGTGACGAGCGAACGCAGGCATTGGCACAAGATCACAGAAGAAACATTGAGTTCAGATGAGGAGCAGGAGGCGGAGAGAAGAGCAGAGCGTCCAAGGCGACGAGCGCTACATCGTAGCCAaagcttcagcagcagcaggggtTCGACCAGACACAGGTCGAGGCACATAGCAGCAG AGCCAAGCGAGGCAGGCCTGGATCCGGGAGACTTGAATCAGGTCCTACAAGATGAAGAACTGGCCCGCAAGcttcaggaggaggaagataaaCAGCTAAGGAGG ACATCTTTACGCAATTCCTATCCAGAGGGGGACTTCAGGGTAGCTCAGGTTGCACAAGATGAG gAAATTGCACGTTTTATGCAGAAGCAGGAAATTAAGGCAAAGCGAAGATCTCGTGAACTGGAAGGGCCAGGATCTTGGCATGAACACAGAGCGATGATCAATCACCACGACAGGCGAGCCGCAAGAGAAAGACAG GTGTATCGAGAAAGACTCGACTCGGAGGGTCTCCCCTCCCCGACTGAAGACTGCTCACCAGACAACCAGCCACCCAGCCCTGTTCACGCCATACC AAAAGCCCAGCAGATGAGAAACATAGCAGAGGAGCTGGACCCGACCTTCCAGGGGCGAGTGCACGTCCCAGAGAGCTTCCAAGCAGGGCAAAGTG GTCAAACCAGTGAGGCGCTCCCCACAGCCCAATCCGGCTTACAGGACCTAACCCTGGAGGAGCCGACGTTCATACCACCGACAAAACGACAGGCGGATAAATCTGGACGGAGTAAACCCAAAGAGAAAAGGGAAGGATGCAAGcaacaataa
- the ccdc187 gene encoding coiled-coil domain-containing protein 187 isoform X4 has protein sequence MAELEIDQSNLPRVQEVCQNFAVLEDGVLAHSLQEQEIEQYYTTNIQKNQLVQNDIRVARRLQQEEEQQRAQQSALLKQVSRQMEEQDFEYARVIQEELQRRAEEVHRREQDDEEIAKQLQEEEEQQVRRRSQDQEDFHEEPSEAGLDPGDLNQVLQDEELARKLQEEEDKQLRRTSLRNSYPEGDFRVAQVAQDEEIARFMQKQEIKAKRRSRELEGPGSWHEHRAMINHHDRRAARERQVYRERLDSEGLPSPTEDCSPDNQPPSPVHAIPKAQQMRNIAEELDPTFQGRVHVPESFQAGQSGQTSEALPTAQSGLQDLTLEEPTFIPPTKRQADKSGRSKPKEKREGCKQQ, from the exons TTTGCCAGAACTTTGCTGTGCTTGAGGATGGAGTGTTGGCACACAGCCTGCAAGAGCAGGAGA TTGAGCAATACTACACCACCAATATCCAGAAGAACCAACTGGTGCAAAATGACATCCGGGTAGCCCGGAGGCTGCAgcaagaggaggagcagcagcggGCTCAGCAGAGCGCCCTGCTCAAACAGGTTTCCAGACAAAT GGAGGAGCAGGACTTTGAATACGCCCGGGTGATTCAAGAAGAGCTCCAGCGACGCGCTGAGGAGGTACACAGGAGGGAGCAGGACGATGAG GAAATAGCTAAACAGctgcaggaagaggaggagcagcaggtcAGGAGGAGGAGTCAAGACCAGGAGGATTTTCATGAAg AGCCAAGCGAGGCAGGCCTGGATCCGGGAGACTTGAATCAGGTCCTACAAGATGAAGAACTGGCCCGCAAGcttcaggaggaggaagataaaCAGCTAAGGAGG ACATCTTTACGCAATTCCTATCCAGAGGGGGACTTCAGGGTAGCTCAGGTTGCACAAGATGAG gAAATTGCACGTTTTATGCAGAAGCAGGAAATTAAGGCAAAGCGAAGATCTCGTGAACTGGAAGGGCCAGGATCTTGGCATGAACACAGAGCGATGATCAATCACCACGACAGGCGAGCCGCAAGAGAAAGACAG GTGTATCGAGAAAGACTCGACTCGGAGGGTCTCCCCTCCCCGACTGAAGACTGCTCACCAGACAACCAGCCACCCAGCCCTGTTCACGCCATACC AAAAGCCCAGCAGATGAGAAACATAGCAGAGGAGCTGGACCCGACCTTCCAGGGGCGAGTGCACGTCCCAGAGAGCTTCCAAGCAGGGCAAAGTG GTCAAACCAGTGAGGCGCTCCCCACAGCCCAATCCGGCTTACAGGACCTAACCCTGGAGGAGCCGACGTTCATACCACCGACAAAACGACAGGCGGATAAATCTGGACGGAGTAAACCCAAAGAGAAAAGGGAAGGATGCAAGcaacaataa
- the ccdc187 gene encoding coiled-coil domain-containing protein 187 isoform X3: MAELEIDQSNLPRVQEVCQNFAVLEDGVLAHSLQEQEIEQYYTTNIQKNQLVQNDIRVARRLQQEEEQQRAQQSALLKQVSRQMEEQDFEYARVIQEELQRRAEEVHRREQDDEEIAKQLQEEEEQQVRRRSQDQEDFHEGAYLQPEPSEAGLDPGDLNQVLQDEELARKLQEEEDKQLRRTSLRNSYPEGDFRVAQVAQDEEIARFMQKQEIKAKRRSRELEGPGSWHEHRAMINHHDRRAARERQVYRERLDSEGLPSPTEDCSPDNQPPSPVHAIPKAQQMRNIAEELDPTFQGRVHVPESFQAGQSGQTSEALPTAQSGLQDLTLEEPTFIPPTKRQADKSGRSKPKEKREGCKQQ; the protein is encoded by the exons TTTGCCAGAACTTTGCTGTGCTTGAGGATGGAGTGTTGGCACACAGCCTGCAAGAGCAGGAGA TTGAGCAATACTACACCACCAATATCCAGAAGAACCAACTGGTGCAAAATGACATCCGGGTAGCCCGGAGGCTGCAgcaagaggaggagcagcagcggGCTCAGCAGAGCGCCCTGCTCAAACAGGTTTCCAGACAAAT GGAGGAGCAGGACTTTGAATACGCCCGGGTGATTCAAGAAGAGCTCCAGCGACGCGCTGAGGAGGTACACAGGAGGGAGCAGGACGATGAG GAAATAGCTAAACAGctgcaggaagaggaggagcagcaggtcAGGAGGAGGAGTCAAGACCAGGAGGATTTTCATGAAg GGGCTTATCTGCAACCAGAGCCAAGCGAGGCAGGCCTGGATCCGGGAGACTTGAATCAGGTCCTACAAGATGAAGAACTGGCCCGCAAGcttcaggaggaggaagataaaCAGCTAAGGAGG ACATCTTTACGCAATTCCTATCCAGAGGGGGACTTCAGGGTAGCTCAGGTTGCACAAGATGAG gAAATTGCACGTTTTATGCAGAAGCAGGAAATTAAGGCAAAGCGAAGATCTCGTGAACTGGAAGGGCCAGGATCTTGGCATGAACACAGAGCGATGATCAATCACCACGACAGGCGAGCCGCAAGAGAAAGACAG GTGTATCGAGAAAGACTCGACTCGGAGGGTCTCCCCTCCCCGACTGAAGACTGCTCACCAGACAACCAGCCACCCAGCCCTGTTCACGCCATACC AAAAGCCCAGCAGATGAGAAACATAGCAGAGGAGCTGGACCCGACCTTCCAGGGGCGAGTGCACGTCCCAGAGAGCTTCCAAGCAGGGCAAAGTG GTCAAACCAGTGAGGCGCTCCCCACAGCCCAATCCGGCTTACAGGACCTAACCCTGGAGGAGCCGACGTTCATACCACCGACAAAACGACAGGCGGATAAATCTGGACGGAGTAAACCCAAAGAGAAAAGGGAAGGATGCAAGcaacaataa
- the tnfrsf9a gene encoding tumor necrosis factor receptor superfamily member 9a — MTGFFWMLGLTLLAQGFLCILGDVEVGCKKWVPDTQVKGNIKCVECRPGNRVAQQSGTNPQELCTPCERGTYTLKSLAFECASCTQCIGALVHLKDCTPKSNTQCGCKKGLRCGNAECSFCVDECGKGQEPTKKRDCAPCPKGTFNDQIHQKCKPFSTRCPDPTHIIVFKGNTSSDILCEFPQPPTTLPVTNPEKPDGNKEHPWPMESFAAIGALMMCLVVFIVLVSALIHCNGKKEKAQRTPSKTPIVISSPSDEPRTLIAIECSFHEAQQEQGNSTESLISKDSEQEFV; from the exons ATGACCGGGTTCTTCTGGATGCTGGGTCTCACTCTTCTCGCTCAGGGCTTCCTGTGTATCCTTGGAGACGTTGAAGTTGGCTGCAAGAAATGGGTTCCAGACACACAGGTCAAAGGCAACATTAAGTGTGTTGAATGTCGTCCTG GGAATCGGGTGGCCCAACAGTCTGGCACAAATCCTCAAGAGCTTTGCACTCCGTGTGAACGTGGAACTTATACACTTAAGTCTTTGGCTTTTGAATGTGCATCATGCACCCAGTGTATTG GTGCTCTTGTCCATTTGAAAGATTGTACCCCCAAAAGTAACACACAGTGCGGGTGTAAAAAAGGTCTTCGCTGTGGAAACGCAGAATGTTCCTTCTGCGTGGACGAGTGTGGAAAAGGACAGGAACCTACGAAAAAGC GTGACTGTGCGCCTTGTCCTAAAGGAACCTTTAATGACCAAATTCACCAGAAGTGTAAACCCTTCAGTACCAG GTGTCCAGATCCAACTCATATTATTGTATTCAAAGGAAATACATCTTCTGACATCCTATGTGAATTTCCACAACCTCCGACAACTCTACCCGTGACCAATCCAGAGAAACCTG ACGGGAACAAAGAACATCCATGGCCGATGGAGTCATTTGCGGCCATTGGGGCCCTGATGATGTGCCTGGTCGTCTTTATCGTCCTTGTGTCGGCGCTGATCCATTGCAACGGCAAAAAGGAAAAGGCACAAAGAACTCCCTCAAAAACACCCATCGTTATTAGTAGCCCTTCAG ATGAGCCAAGGACATTGATTGCTATTGAATGCAGTTTTCATGAAGCCCAGCAGGAGCAGGGAAACAGCACAGAGTCACTCATATCTAAGGACTCAGAGCAGGAATTTGTGTGA